A part of Larkinella insperata genomic DNA contains:
- a CDS encoding isoaspartyl peptidase/L-asparaginase family protein, whose translation MKSRRSFLRLSTFSLPFLSFNRLPGLSGGLVAGQPIVVSTWDSGTIANGAAWPVLQRGGKAIDAVELAGIAIENDINCCVGLGGNPDRDGRVTLDSCIMDDKFNCGSVAFLERIKHPVSVARKIMETTPHVMLVGEGAQQFAVANGFPLESGKLSADADKSYRKWLEKSEYKPVINIELNQKKPANKKAFAPNKLDNGAPNHDTMGTVALDASGNLSGMCTTSGMGFKMRGRVGDSPIIGAGLYVDNEVGAVTCSGQGEEVIRMCGSHLVVEFMRQGLSPEEACRRAVERIVKRDPARAKDFQVGFIALNRKGEVGAFSVQKGFNYTVTSATVQQQIFNAEHYL comes from the coding sequence ATGAAAAGCCGTCGTTCCTTTCTTCGTTTAAGCACGTTTTCGCTGCCCTTTCTGAGTTTTAACCGCCTGCCGGGCTTATCGGGCGGGCTGGTAGCGGGTCAACCCATCGTTGTTTCCACCTGGGACAGCGGAACCATTGCGAACGGGGCCGCCTGGCCGGTTCTGCAACGCGGAGGAAAGGCAATCGACGCGGTGGAACTGGCCGGGATTGCCATCGAAAACGACATCAACTGCTGCGTGGGGCTGGGCGGCAACCCCGACCGCGACGGGCGTGTGACGCTCGACTCCTGCATCATGGACGACAAATTCAACTGCGGCTCCGTGGCCTTTCTTGAACGCATCAAGCACCCGGTTTCGGTGGCCCGTAAAATCATGGAAACCACGCCCCACGTCATGCTGGTCGGCGAAGGTGCCCAGCAGTTTGCGGTGGCCAACGGCTTTCCGCTCGAATCCGGCAAGCTGTCGGCAGACGCGGACAAAAGCTACCGGAAATGGCTGGAAAAATCGGAATACAAACCGGTTATCAATATTGAATTAAATCAGAAAAAGCCCGCTAACAAAAAAGCTTTCGCACCCAACAAGCTCGACAACGGCGCCCCCAACCACGACACGATGGGAACGGTGGCCCTCGACGCGTCGGGCAACCTCTCGGGCATGTGCACCACCAGCGGCATGGGCTTCAAAATGCGCGGCCGCGTCGGCGATTCGCCCATCATCGGGGCCGGTTTGTACGTCGATAACGAGGTGGGGGCCGTGACCTGCTCGGGCCAGGGCGAAGAGGTGATCCGGATGTGCGGTTCGCACCTGGTGGTTGAATTTATGCGGCAGGGCCTGTCGCCCGAAGAAGCCTGCCGCCGGGCCGTGGAGCGGATTGTCAAGCGTGATCCGGCGCGGGCCAAAGACTTTCAGGTGGGGTTCATCGCCCTCAACCGGAAAGGCGAAGTGGGGGCGTTTTCGGTACAGAAGGGCTTTAATTATACCGTCACGTCGGCCA